In the genome of Carassius gibelio isolate Cgi1373 ecotype wild population from Czech Republic chromosome A25, carGib1.2-hapl.c, whole genome shotgun sequence, the window aatagccacgataggccagatgcagacagccacgataggcagacacggacaggccctAATGGACcaaacataaatagccacgataggccagacgcagacagccacgataggcagacacagacaggccccaatagaccatacagaaatagtaggggtgtaacgattcactcgttttctcgatgcatcgattacaaaccctgtcaattcatatgcatcgatcttgaaacatgatttttgaatcgcgatttcaatgctttcaaaatgtatacacattaaattactacacgcacaaattaatggagaccttgaagggtgttcgtgaatcgtgcctcttatcagTCCTTCACGTGCTCCACAGTTTACCGCCtgtgagactgtcacaggattgcgctcgcgctccgttcgtctctgacgcagctgacatGTGATCTACAGGACTCGTGAGCAGTAATGCTaacgtgaagtagttttacttttctgtagtttgtcaatggctctctgcatcttaccgacggaTTTACCGGAGCtgtcgacagctgtatttattgcatggacgaacaggaagtgtctaaatcatacgcacagatccattgaatgataaatgtttttaaacaacgCAGATGATCCGAAATtacgaaggaaacttttaaaattaaccacagcattaacaacaaccttgaaataagagcgtgagatttatctgataatcagatgcatgaaagtagcgtttgtttcattagcaaacagacatctggcgcgttttctctcagaatcattcgctgatggagaggaaaagttaaatagagatgaagacgttttaaCACTaaaagagaagcgatctcgctctcatagacgtgccaggctatatctgcagctaaactgaataaaagcagaatgaactgatgaaactaaaaaaaaaaaccacaaacaatttatgaataatgcagtgctaattgggtccgtgtatcttttggtcattggattttcctttcagaaacggatatcaaaaaactaaaaacaagtggttatttgatttttgttttaaaataaaaaatttaaaattaaaatacaaagcgTTTCTCTTTTTCAGTGTCAAAAAAAGATGAGCgaaattttaaaaatgatttgaatttcAATTTCTATTTCGGATATCAAAAAATAAAGTTACTTTAAAACAGAAACGAAAAAAAGGCCCGTTTGTTCATATTCCGAGACCGGATGTGGTTAGCACTCACGTGACAAGACCGCCACATTTGACAGAGTGACAGTGTGCTTAGGCCCAGAATAAAATGTCTTTGGAAACTTACTCAGTTATGATTTTAGACATGGCAAAACAAGGCCTGTCATCCACAGAAATCTCAGCGCAGATATCACAAGTAAATGGGGGAGCGAGAGGATATTCCGCAAGAAACGTGAGGAGATTTTGCAGTGAAAATGGATTAAGTTTGATGGGGCTCCCTGACGCACATTTGGAGTTGGATGTGGCAAAAGCTATAACCGAGGTATGATCCTGctttttttaaccttttactagagagagagagagagagagagagagagagagagtatattagatttattattattattttactgttgttcatataactgttttattgtgtttgtatatattatgtatatatattttatttgtatatgctTTGGCAACATTGTTTCAAAAAACGTTCATGCCAATAAAGCcccattgagagagagagagagagagagagagagagagagagagagaacgaacaTGTGATATGCACAGTATGTCCCGCATTTATATGTCTTATCAAATTTATTTGACTGGTATCTTTAATGCCCGTTTATTACGAATAGTACATAAATCCCAATAAATAGCCTCAGCCTTCcattatttataaatagtttCTAAGTCACAGTTAATATAATCCTCACAACACTGATAAATTCTATAACACAAAAACGTCTTATTTCTTGATACACACATCAGCTGgacatgtatattttttaattttctagacTGGACCTACATATGGAAGAAAGATGATGAAGGGTTATCTCGCTATGAAAGGAGTGTATGCTGCAGAGACATGAATTGGATCAGTGCTCAGAACCATGCATCAGCCATACCATGAAGCAAGACGTCAGGTCTATTACTCCTCTCTAATACATAATCAAATATGTGGAATTTATGTGTAAATATGagataatgtttttttgtctgtgtttttttgctgtttaGCTGCAGTTACTTAGATTGTATAAGATTAAAAACTTACAGATATTTATAGTAAGCCTATAATCAGAACAAAcccctaattttcattttatttttttgacagagACACAAATAGACATTAggttatatttgtaaaatatgcaGCCATATAGGACTAATgagatttttttgtgtgaaatagtTATATCGTTTTCCTATCTCTCTTAGGGTGCCCGCAATCTCAACCCCATACCATATCAAGCTGATTACATGGGTCAAAAGGTTCATATGGACCAAAACGAAAAACTGGCTATGTTTGGGGTTACCCATGTTTTCTACAGCAAAAAGATTGTTGCTCATTCTACAATGCCTATAAAAAACAACCTTGCCATCTATGAAGATGTTTTCAGGtaatagcaattattattattgtggacACTAAAGAAAGTGCATACACATGGCTACCATTCATGATAGAATATAAAACATTGAACATCTACAGTATATTGTTATGAAGCCTATTAGACTGAGAGTAACTAATAACCGTTAAGTTTGAAAAGTTTtgcacaaaataaaacactttttcatCCAATAGGCCTGCAGTCCTTGCCTATGGTATGTGGGACCAGGTACGAGTAGATCATGGCAAGGAGTTTTATTTGACACTTTTCATGCAGGAGCTGCTGTCATCTCACCGCCATAATCAGGAGCGAAGGCCATATTTACAGACTTCATCCACAAAGGTACAGCTCAACAGTTTGTTTGGTTGCTTCAGCAATTCACTtgtatgcctgttttttttaattattattatttttgcttcaGCAGCATACTGTTGTTTTGCATGCATGAGACAAATTGTCGTTGCTATTACTATGCTTTCCAAATTTTTGAGTTAATTAAAATTAACTATGGCTgagaatgtttctttttaaaaccTGGTTCCAGCTTAATAAAAAACTGCTGCAGAAGCAGCTACATCCTATTTGTCTTCAAGCAGAATTCCTGGTAAAACTATAAATTTACTTGTTCGGTGGTCAATGTGCATAATGACTGCTGAGTTAATACATTTACTGGGAATTCTGCATGACCATTTTTCCTTGATAGACTAAGATTTATTTACCCACCAGAACACATTGACTGATGACACATCTTTGTTGCAAATTCAGAATCATATAGTTGAACGAATCTGGCCTGAAGTCAACAATCGTGTCAACTATCCACTGAAGGCAGCACTTATGGGGTTGGTGGATCAAGAGGAAATAGACATGAACGACAGCCTTGTGAGATATTGTGTGTCCAACCTTACTGGCCGCTTGTGTGAGATTGGTCTTACAAGGCTGGTGGAGACATGGAATGCTCATAGAATTCCAGGTGAAATTACGgattacaattattacaaaagGCATTCACAAGTTTCTATACCAACAGTATGGTCTTTATTGGAaaggaaaaggagatcaaagtggcaaagaggaattattctgaaaaaataaggactcagttcacttccaacgactccgcatcagtgtggaaaagtctaaagaacatcaccaattacaagacaccaccccccagcactgtagagaatcaacgactggcagacgatctgaacgagttttactgcaggtttgaaagaacacccatcacctgccctgaacgcctccccacacaaccattcacacccttcacaactcctgcaaccagccctgaatgcctctccaaactaccgttcacaccattaacagctcctgcaacccatcctgaacacctctccaatcaagcactctcaccattcacacctcctgcatcccctctctcccccacacctgcaattcagatcagcgaggatgcggtgcgccaggtcttccggaagcagaaaaggaaaaaagcaccaggcccagattgtgttacaccagcctgtctgaaatcctgtgctgaccatctggcccccatcttcacacagatcttcaacagatcgctggagctgtgcgaagtcccttcatgcctcaaacgttccaccatcatccccatccctaagaaaaccaaaattacaggactaaatgactacaggcctgtggctctaacgtctgtagtcatgaagtcattagaaaaactggtgctggcccacctgaaggacatcactgggcccttgctggatcctcttcagtttgcctacaaagcaaacaggtctgtggacgatgcagtaaacattggactgcattatgttctgcaacacctagacagaccggggacttatgtgaggatcctgtttgtggacttcagctcggccttcaacacgatcatcccaaacctcctcctgcccgaactaaatcagctctccgtgcccacctccgtctgtcagtggatcaacagcttcctgacagacaggcagcagctagtgaggctgggaaaatacacatccagcacccgtacaatcagcaccggagctccccagggctgtgtcctctccccactgctcttctccctgtacactaatgattgcacatctaaagacccctctgtcaagctcctgaagtttgcagatgacaccaaaCTCattggcctcattcaggacggtgacgagtctgcttacagacaggaggtaaaagagctggctgtctggtgcactctcaacaacctggagcttaacaccctcaaaacagtggagatgatcgtggacttcaggagaaacccccctgcactccccccactcaccatcatgaacagccctgtgactgcagtggagtcattcaggttcctgggcaccactatctctcaggacctgaagtgggacattcacactgactccatcgtgaaaaaggcccagcagaggttgtacttccttcgccagctgaggaagttaaacctgccacaggagctgctgaaacagttctactccaccatcattgaatccatcctctgcacttcagtaactgtctggttcagctcagcttctaaatctgacctcagaagactacagagggtagtctggactgctgagcgaatcatcggttcaactctcccatctattcaagaactgtacttatccagagcgagcaaaagggctgtcaaaatcactctggacccctcacatccagcacactccctctttgaactgttgccatctggtcgacgctacagagcactgagcactagaacgaccagacacaggaccagtttcttccctcaggcaatccatcttctgaacagctgataataacggcgaacacactacactttatatttatatacacacacactttatttatctaacacacatacttagtatacacttaaattttgcacacaatatatatgtacatacataacttcattttgtaatatacctgcctacaattgtcatttgtatattgtcattcactatctacttatttgtattttttattcttttattatgtgttttatgttctgtcgctgtcattctgttgtactgcggagcttctgtcacgaaaacaaattcctcgtatgtgtaaacatacctggcaataaagctcattctgattctgattctgattctttatTTTACAGGTAAAGGAACACCAAATGACTTGGCTGGCCGTGGGTGTCCCAAAAAAATCCAACAGGAACTGTTGCCTCATTCAGCTGAAGCAGCAGACCTTTACAGCCAACAGCTGTGATCATCACTGACCAGGCATTCAACTTTTGGAGTGGATCCATTTTCAAATGAACAGGACAAGATTACAGTTGAGAACCAGTTTGCCGAGCATTTTTCAGACATTTCAGAATTTTGTACTCTAGAGCAGTGAACAATGACTTTGCCCCATACAAACAGGCATTGCTCTGTCTTAAGCCTGGAACACACCAAGCCGACGCAGACGAACTAGTGGCAACGAAAACAGATTGCAGGATCGCCTCACGTCGGCAGCGTCTGTGTCCAGATTTGCCCTGACACACCAAACCGATTCTTGACACCTGACGGCCAACTAGCACGTCCGTTCTGCGCCTGCGTAGGAAATACCTTTCcgtaccagcaggtggcagtagtctTGGAAGTAGTTACTCAAAGCGGGAAACCGGAAGAAGCTACAGGGATCCAAACCATATACAAAGATCAAGCAAATCAGAGTCTCGCCATCCACAGACGGATTTGTGATTTTTTGGAAATGGCTGACAAGTTGCAAATGGCACTGGCGTTGTCAGCCCTTGGTATTTTGCTTgtggaaaaggaaagaaataatCGGACGCGAAAAATACGCAGAAAGCGCACTAAATGGGTGAAACCATGGATTCTCCAGAAACAGGCTCATGGGGCTTTCCCGAACCTGTGTAGAGAGCTGGAACTAGATGAAACCTCCGATTTTAAAAATTTTGCACGGCTTTTTCCGATTCAATTTAACACTTTAAAGGAACTTATCACTCCAATTATACAGAGGAAAAACACAAACTACCGGGATTGTATCTCAGTTGGGGAACGTCTGATGGTAACACTACGGTTCCTGGCAACAGGTAAGCAAGCTAAAGGTTATTCTTTGTTTTAACATTGCAGTACAACACCTTTTCCGTTGTGTACATTTTGGTGTATTATTAAACTTTATAATAGTGAAATGAAATTGATTATTACGGATGGCAATTGTAGCCTACCTGACAGGATacagcatttaaaatataataatatgataatacattaaaatttgttttgttcTTGATGATTAATTCTCGAAAATGTGTGGAAAATTGTTAATGTCGTTATGTGATTGTATTCTTTGCAGGAGAAAGCTTCAAGAGCCTTTCTTACCAGTTCCGAGTGGGAATGTCTACGATTCAGCAATTCGTTCCCGAAACCTGTGCAGCAATCTACCAGGTCTTAAAAGAGAAATACCTGAAGGTTTGTACACATTCGGACAGTGTAACATCCAAAAATGACTACGATTTATAAAGGgtctgccaaaaaaataaataaataaaaaatattattattatcttgctGTTTTTCAGTGCCCAGACACAGTGGAAGAGTGGCAGCGAGTTGCCATTGGATTCCAGGCTCAGTGGAACTTCCCAAACTGCCTGGGTGCTCTGGATGGGAAACACATCAACATTCGTCCCCCACCAGGAACTGGATcgacattttacaattacaagcGCACATTTTCCATTGTTCTAATGGCATTGGTTGACAGCAATTACAGATTCCTTTATGTTGATGTGGGCTGCAATGGGCGTGTTTCAGATGGTGGAGTGTTTGGTGGATGCTCTTTACAGGATGCTTTAGAGAAAAGAACATCGAAcatacctgcacctgcaccactTCCTGAATCTGACCAGCTGGCCCCTTACTGCATTGTGGCAGATGAGGCATTTCCCTTGAAGGAATATCTCATGAAGCCATATCCAAACCGCAGACTATCTGTTGAGCAACGCATATTCAACTACAGGCTTTCGCGAGCTCGGAGGGTGGTTGAAAATGCATTTGGCATCCTGGCAAATCGCTTTAGAGTTTTTCTAACTACCATTAATATTCAAAACACTGCCAAAGTTGAGGACATTGTGTTGGCTTGCTGTGCTCTGCACAACTTTCTGCGTACAGAGTGCTGTGAAGCATACATGGCAGCAATTGACCAGGAAGGACTAGATCAAGACCCCGGCCTAGAGCAGGCCTCTCTGCCACACACAACCAACAGTACTTCAAATGCCAAACAGCTCAGGGATAAACTGTGCCAGTACTTTAATTCAGACATTGGTGCAGTCCCCTTTCAATGGGGCAAAATATAAGACACTGAGTCACTGCAGTGTGCTCCAAAAGTGGGAATGAAAACgctgttatctgtgtgtgtgtttgtgtgtctctgtgtgtgttgtgtaactttcaagaaataaaatctataattttctaattcaaaacacaaatttgtatctattttttcattggtttaaatgcatgttgtttgTGTGCGAGATTCTCAACTTCCTCTTTTATTTAAACTTCAGTTGCTTAGTCACGATTTGAGCACAGAagagcctccacacacacacacaaacaaacacacgtctAACACTTCTCTATGCATTtgcagtttgtatttttttttggatctgatatttgatatattttatcaAATGCTCTAATATGCTCGCAGAAGAATTTTGTGTTTCATGACAATGGTGGGAATTTGCTCAATAAAAGTCAGGATTTGACATAATTATGTCTTTTGTGATCTCTTTTTACATAAAGAATTGTGAATGCAAGTACCTTTTTACTAaaagtcagtgttttattttgcaaTGTTCAGAACAATGGCCCAACAATTTGCTAGaaggtaaataattaaaaaatagaaGAGACTTTAAATACTAAATAGAATTGTACAAGCACTATAATACAActataatataaattacaaatgtaCATGTACAACCTACAATATACTGCAAACATGATTACACTTTTGCAATGTAACACATTACAGGTGTGTATACTGATTGACAGATGCATCCAGTGAATGGTTGTGGCCCACTGAATATTTGAAAATGCAATCATCAACCTCATGCTGAAAATGTGGCAGTACATGTGGTGGCAAACTCCGCATTCTGTGTTCTAGATTTTTGCAGAAAGCTGAGATGGCATCATTGGTGTTTTCCTGTGATGCCAACTTTTCCAGAGTTTTGCCGATGGTTCGCATCAAGTATGTGGACTCCTCACTGGAGGATTCATCCTGCATCTTCCTGCGCTTCCCCGGAGGCTTTGGAGTATTTGGTTTCTGTCTAATGGCAGTGGACTCAGCTGTAGACTCCATTCCACAGATCGTGGATTCAGGCAAGGGTGTACTGGGCCGTAGCTCCGCCTCAATGAAGCTGGGCTCTTCATGGGTGCCAGTCCATGTGTCACTGTTGGTACCATCTGAGGGTGAACAGGAATCACTATCAGCCGaagattccttaaaaaaaaatgtaaaagataaaaatgtaaatgcaaattatGTGATACCATAGTTTCTTACAACTGTTCACCAATCAcccataacaataacaataacagggCAAAGCTACAACAATACCCTGCAAATTGGTGAAATGGCTCTATTCAGAAgcactttatggcacatttgtggaAGATAATGGGACAAAAGAATTTAACGCCTTGTGTTAATATGCTGAGTTACATGTAAATAGACCCATCTGAAAAATCAGTGGCcacttaaaaaaaagcaaaaggttttattttattctgaaaaaaaaaatagatttggtTATTTACCCTGATAGGTAAATTTGAAGTGCTCTCATTCCTTTTTGTGTGAGGCTGTAGAAACTGCAGGCGGTTCAGGATCCATTGCTGCCTGCCAGTCTTCTGAGATCCAGAACTTCCTGAGGGTCCTTGTTTCTTATATCGCATGTACTGGGTTCGCAATGAATCCCACCGCTTCTTGAGCTCTTTCTCTGAGGGATAAGGTCATATTTTGTGAGCATTATGCCTTATTTGTCAGTTTCATGATTATTGTTAATGccaaatttttacttttttctctaCTGTACGTACACTAGATGCTAACACATAATTATAATAACTGCCTGTTTTCCATTAACCAAATTATTTTTGTACACTCACACACGTCATTATTCTTACAATGGACCATTTACAAATAACAAACCAGTTTTCTAAAGACCTCGATTGccaaaaagaaaatcttacctgatatgacaagtttattttcgATCTCACGCCACATTTCAGCTTTCACCAATCGGTTGGAATAAGATTTTTCCGTGATGTCATACAAGGCCGGCCTTTCCTGGATCATGCTGATCAATGCATCTTCACTTGCCTCGTTCCAGACAGCCATATCTTTAAATAATCACGAATGATAATCACGAGAAATACAAACAAATGAGAGAGGCAACTATGTCCCCGTTGACTTCATTGTTTATATGCTCCGTCACTTCCGGTTTTTTTTCTAGCGTGCTGGTTCGCTGgttgaacagccaatcagaatgacCAGATGGCCCGACTGGCTGACAAGCTCCGACGCCGATTCAACATGTCAAATCGGCCATTACAAAGCCGACGAGAACCAATTTCAGCCGACAATGCGGAACACACTGAGAAGATTTGGTCGGTCGACGCTCGAAATCTGCCCGACGGCCGACCATCGGCTTGGTGTGTTCCAGGCTTTATAACCACAACTCAGCGCAATGTGTGAAAAGCCATTAGCTCTATTTAACTTGAAGACGGTTAACTTGAAATTCGTTTGTGTAAAAATTCAACATGTTACTCCTCTTCATAAAGGGATCTCAGAACAGAAAAAGTATCTGACAGACCATTAATTTCATATATGGTGTTGTTTGCAGTGTTCCCTCTACATTTTGCACAGTGCACAGAGGTCTCCTGCCACTGTACCACACATGTTTTGCAGCCAATAATGCTCTGGCAACACTCGGTGAAGACTGGCTCCTCGATGAATTCTAAAAGACAAAATGAGAAAAACTAGTCATTCTGTGTGTGTCCATATGACCTTAACTCTTAACCAGCACCCCCTATTTTTTGAGAATTTTCTGAAAATGACATAACCAACTACAAATGTCTGTAGCTCTTTAACCCTATAGTCCACATTCATAACTGGTCTTTTTTTAAACTAGACACTTTAAACTT includes:
- the LOC127947406 gene encoding uncharacterized protein LOC127947406, which gives rise to MAVWNEASEDALISMIQERPALYDITEKSYSNRLVKAEMWREIENKLVISEKELKKRWDSLRTQYMRYKKQGPSGSSGSQKTGRQQWILNRLQFLQPHTKRNESTSNLPIRESSADSDSCSPSDGTNSDTWTGTHEEPSFIEAELRPSTPLPESTICGMESTAESTAIRQKPNTPKPPGKRRKMQDESSSEESTYLMRTIGKTLEKLASQENTNDAISAFCKNLEHRMRSLPPHVLPHFQHEVDDCIFKYSVGHNHSLDASVNQYTHL
- the LOC127946919 gene encoding uncharacterized protein LOC127946919, encoding MADKLQMALALSALGILLVEKERNNRTRKIRRKRTKWVKPWILQKQAHGAFPNLCRELELDETSDFKNFARLFPIQFNTLKELITPIIQRKNTNYRDCISVGERLMVTLRFLATGESFKSLSYQFRVGMSTIQQFVPETCAAIYQVLKEKYLKCPDTVEEWQRVAIGFQAQWNFPNCLGALDGKHINIRPPPGTGSTFYNYKRTFSIVLMALVDSNYRFLYVDVGCNGRVSDGGVFGGCSLQDALEKRTSNIPAPAPLPESDQLAPYCIVADEAFPLKEYLMKPYPNRRLSVEQRIFNYRLSRARRVVENAFGILANRFRVFLTTINIQNTAKVEDIVLACCALHNFLRTECCEAYMAAIDQEGLDQDPGLEQASLPHTTNSTSNAKQLRDKLCQYFNSDIGAVPFQWGKI